A section of the Acidobacterium capsulatum ATCC 51196 genome encodes:
- a CDS encoding helix-turn-helix domain-containing protein encodes MSASPNTPEGDELDVLATLADAYEAKHHVIDAPSPVAAIRFQMEQCQLSRKDLEPMIGSRARVSEILTGKRALTLEMVRRVRGGLGISADLLIAPLPVRKTSKAGSILRRNSSKTKPSTSEAKMKKRVAVNV; translated from the coding sequence ATGAGCGCTTCGCCCAATACTCCCGAAGGTGACGAACTGGACGTATTGGCAACTCTAGCTGATGCCTACGAGGCGAAGCATCATGTCATTGATGCGCCTTCTCCCGTTGCTGCCATTCGATTCCAAATGGAGCAATGTCAACTGAGCCGGAAAGATCTTGAGCCTATGATTGGAAGCCGAGCGCGGGTGTCGGAGATCTTGACTGGAAAGCGTGCATTGACTTTGGAGATGGTCCGTCGTGTGCGAGGAGGATTGGGCATCTCAGCAGATTTATTGATTGCCCCACTTCCGGTCCGCAAAACGTCAAAGGCAGGCTCCATTCTCCGACGAAATTCAAGCAAGACGAAGCCTTCGACTAGCGAGGCCAAGATGAAGAAGAGAGTGGCAGTGAATGTGTAG
- a CDS encoding MarR family winged helix-turn-helix transcriptional regulator, whose translation MTRSGPAADNEPASAIALEIRTVFRKVKLHLRGQGKHGDLTPSQISVVLRLEEGGPATVSSLARAEGMRPQSMSAVITPLQQAGLVGGTPDPTDGRQTLMSLTPKCLKWLKQGRAARQDWLARKISEKLSAREQETLRAALRLLTKLTED comes from the coding sequence ATGACCCGCTCTGGCCCGGCTGCTGACAACGAACCCGCATCCGCTATCGCCCTTGAGATCCGTACTGTATTCCGCAAGGTGAAGCTGCATCTTCGCGGGCAAGGAAAACACGGCGATCTGACGCCTTCGCAGATATCCGTTGTACTCCGTCTGGAAGAAGGCGGCCCGGCCACGGTTTCCAGCCTGGCACGGGCCGAAGGCATGCGTCCGCAGTCTATGAGCGCCGTGATCACGCCGCTCCAGCAGGCAGGTCTGGTGGGTGGTACACCCGACCCGACGGATGGCCGGCAGACTCTGATGTCTCTCACGCCTAAATGCCTCAAGTGGCTTAAACAGGGGCGCGCCGCGAGGCAGGATTGGCTCGCGCGGAAAATCTCGGAAAAGCTTTCTGCTCGCGAGCAGGAAACACTTCGTGCAGCTCTGAGGCTGCTGACAAAGCTGACCGAGGATTGA